The window ACGAAGACACAAGCAACTCAGCACCCTTACAGAACACATCCGACTCAAACCCCGACCATAAACTATCCCCAAAAATCCTCATAACCTCAACTCCCTGCTTCTTTGCATAGACCATAACATCCTTGATAGAAGAAGAAAGAACAACAGGAAAAGAAAAAGGCACATCAGTTCCCCCATCTGCCCCAGGGCCAAAACCCGAATGTCTAGACTGCATAAGAGCAGAAGTAAAGAAATCAAAAATCTCCCTTCTTTTGGAAATAAAAAAATCAAACTGAGCAAGCTGCGTCTTACCCAAGGCAGCATTCATATCGGACAAAAAATAAAAAGACGGGAGACTCGCAACAGCACCCTTAAATCCAGAAACAAATTTTCTGGAAACCACACCTGCAAAAGCTCCCCCTGCAGAAGTAATAATCCCAGACTCTTCCAAAGAAACAACAACAAAATCAGCAAAACCACCAACAGACTCTCCATTCCACAAAGCACCCAGCCCCTGAGACAAGTCCATCACAAGAGGCACACCTAAAGAGGAAAAAAAAGACATATCAGGCACAACCCCAAGAGGAATACCCCAAAAGACAGCCTTTACCCCATCCAGTCCATCAAAAGATACAGGGAAACCGGAAGAAGGCACAAC is drawn from Spirochaetia bacterium 38H-sp and contains these coding sequences:
- a CDS encoding DegT/DnrJ/EryC1/StrS family aminotransferase; amino-acid sequence: MLIPVFRPTVRRVDMEAVLYQLVEDALAPGEVSEAFADGLADFCGASQGVVLRDLERAISLVCDSLGLVSGDKVAVMPLLSSVYGNVFVSRGIDVVFVDVVPSSGFPVSFDGLDGVKAVFWGIPLGVVPDMSFFSSLGVPLVMDLSQGLGALWNGESVGGFADFVVVSLEESGIITSAGGAFAGVVSRKFVSGFKGAVASLPSFYFLSDMNAALGKTQLAQFDFFISKRREIFDFFTSALMQSRHSGFGPGADGGTDVPFSFPVVLSSSIKDVMVYAKKQGVEVMRIFGDSLWSGFESDVFCKGAELLVSSCIVFPLYPLLSHESVELISRVIATLP